The sequence GCAGGATCGGCACCTTGTGCTCGCGGCCCAGCTCGATGATGCGCTCGGCCAGCAGGAAGGAGCCCTTGGCCACCACCTTCGGCGCCTTCATCTTCTTCTCGTCGTACTGCAGCGCCACCGCGTAGTGGGTCGGGTTGGTGACGATCACGTTGGCCTTGGGAATCTCGCTCATCATGCGCTGGCGCGCCGCCTGCATCTGCAATTGGCGGATGCGGCCCTTCACCTGCGGATCGCCCTCGGATTCCTTCATCTCCTGCTTGACCTCTTCCTTGGTCATGCGCAGGTTGCGCTTGTAGTCCCACAGCTGGAACGGCACGTCGATCGCCACGATCAGCGCCATCGAGCCGGCCACGATGAGCAGCGTGGTGCGCGCCAGTTCCCACAGGTAGCTCAGGCCGCTCAGCGGCGACATGGCGACCAGCTGGAGCAGTTCGTCGCGGTCGGACCACAGCGCGATCACCGCCACCCCGCCGATCAGCGAGGACTTGAGGATGGCCTTGACCATCTCGACCAGGCTGCGCACCGAGAACATGCGGCCGATGCCGGACATCGGGTTGAGCTTCTCGAACTTCGGCGCCAGCGATTCGAAGGTGAACAGCCAGCCCGACAGCGAGATCGAGGCGATGATGGCCGCCACCACGGTGGCCGTCATGATCGGCAGCACCGCCATCAGCGCGTCGCTGGCGGCGGCCGACAGGTGCTGCAGCATCTGGTCCGGGTCGCCCAGCGTGGCGCGGTCGAACTGCAGGTTGCCGCTGACCACCCGCTTGAGCGTATCGAGCAGGCTGGCGCCGAAGCCGATCACCGAGCCGATGCCGGCCATCAGCACCGAGAAGGTGACGAGTTCCTGCGAGCGCGCCACCTGGCCGCGGTTGCGCGCTTCCTCCAGTCGTCGGGGACTAGGGTCTTCAGTGCGTTCTAAATCGCTATCTTCGGCCATGTCCTGGTTTTAGCGCCTGGGATGAACGATGGCTAGCATCGATCCGGCCACGCAGCCGGGCTGCCCGGCGCGTATCGATCGATTTCGGAGCCGATTTCACCGCCGTGGACGCCGAGGACACGGAGGAAAGCGAAGCGGGCCAGTGTTTGCCGTACCCTACCTCAGCGTCCTCCGCGGTGAATGTTTTTGCCGTATTTACTTGGCGGCGCGGATCTCGGCGCCGAGCTGCTCGCGGCTGACCTTGACCAGGTCGGCCGGCCGCTGGCGGATCATGTCGGCGTAGCGGGCCTTCTTCTTGACCTGGAAGCGCTCGACCAGCAGCCAGCCGGCCAGCCGCGCGGTGGCGCGCTTGTCGCCGGCGTAGAGCGCCAGCGTGTCGGCGCTGCCGTCGGCGAGCTTGTCCTGCAGCGCGCGGAAGTCGGTCTTCAGCGCGGCGCGGGCCTGGGCCAGCTCTTCGGCGCTGAGGTCGAGATAGGCTTCGAGCGGGCGGCCGGGCACCACCGTCCTGAGCGCCTGGGCCAGCACGCCTTCGGCGATCACCTGCTCGGCCAGGTTGCGCGGCTGCGCGCCCCAGCCTGCGCTCTTGGCCAGGATCGCGCCGCCCAGCACGCGGGCGGTCGGCAGCGCGCGGGCAGCGGCATCGACTTCGAGCGGCAGGTAGACGTTGAGCGCGTCCGGCTCGGCGCGGCTCCAGACCTTGCCCTCGAAGGCGCCGACGTAGGTGACCAGCCGCAGCGACATCGGCTGGCCGAGGAAGAACTGCTTGGACAGCTGGTCGATCAGCGTGGTCGGCTCGCTGGCGATGCCGTCGAAGCCGGCCTCGATGCGCGGCAGCGCGGCCGCGTAGCGCGGCCAGGCCGCCTCGAGCGCGGCGCGGGCGGCGGCTTCGTCGGGCTGGGCGCTGAAATCGTAGTCGCGCTTGAACAGGCGCCAGCGGCGGTCGCCTTCGCTTTCGACCGGCGCGTTCGCGTCGGCAGGGGCGGGAGCCGGCTTGCCGGCCGTTTCGTAGAACTCGAGGAAGCGCGGCGACAGGTCGCGCACCTTCACGTCGAGCGCGACGCTCTGTTGCTGTGCGGCCGGCTTGGCGGTCGCCGCTTGAACGGTGGGCGCGGACAGGCCGATGGCGGCCACCAGGGCGGCCAGTACGATTTGACGCATGGGGACTCCGTTGCTTTTTTGGAATGCTCGTCCGGGACCGGGCGAAGTGGCCGGCATTCTACCGAGGTCACCCCTGCCGCGCTGCATCCGGATGCCTGGCAGGGCGCAAATATGTAGCGAAATGGAACGGGACTACGATAGGAGGCTTCACGCCCGAGGAGGGCATGAAGCCCGGCTTGCGGCGACCGGTGGCCTGAACGCTTTGCCGCAGCGGATTCGGCCGCGAGCGAATTTGCGCCAAGTCGGTTATTCGCGGCTGAAGCCGCGCCTGCGAAGTGCTAACGCGCGCCGGCGAGGCTTCCCCGCGGCGGCGGGGACGGGAGGGGTGGGGATCGATCAGGAAGGGCCGCTGCGCCAGCGTTCACGAACGATGAGCGCCAGGGTTGCCCTGGCGCCTGCACTGCGGATGATGCCCGCGCAAATGGCGGCGATGCCTTACAGGCCCGCGATCCGGTTGCGGCCCGATTGCTTGGCGACGTAGAGCTGCGCATCGGCGCGCAGGAACAGTTCGTTCTCGGTGCGGTGCGGCGGGAAGCTGGCCAGGCCGCCGCTGAACGAGAAATGGCGCTCGTCGCCGGGCTCGACCTCGAACACCAGCTCGCCGAAGGCCTGCCGCATCCG is a genomic window of Chitinimonas koreensis containing:
- the flhB gene encoding flagellar biosynthesis protein FlhB; translated protein: MAEDSDLERTEDPSPRRLEEARNRGQVARSQELVTFSVLMAGIGSVIGFGASLLDTLKRVVSGNLQFDRATLGDPDQMLQHLSAAASDALMAVLPIMTATVVAAIIASISLSGWLFTFESLAPKFEKLNPMSGIGRMFSVRSLVEMVKAILKSSLIGGVAVIALWSDRDELLQLVAMSPLSGLSYLWELARTTLLIVAGSMALIVAIDVPFQLWDYKRNLRMTKEEVKQEMKESEGDPQVKGRIRQLQMQAARQRMMSEIPKANVIVTNPTHYAVALQYDEKKMKAPKVVAKGSFLLAERIIELGREHKVPILRTPPLARALYHHADLGEDIPTALYTAVAEVLAYIFQLNHFRRYGGAEPSLSTALPVPAELDPGARNRAGRGKREGGRVTPSPPQPSP